The DNA window ACCAAGAGAGAGCTGGCCAGGGCGAACATGCCGAAGCCTTCCTCCCCCCAGACGCGGAGCATCCAGGGCGTCAGGACGGCCAGGAAACCCGCCTTGGCGGCGAAGTTGAGGCCCTGCCAAAGCTGGTTCTGGAACAGCTCCCGGCGATGCGCCTTCTCGCTCATCGCGCCAGGCCCTCCAGGAGATGGAAGACCTCCTCATGCCGCGCCTCCGCGTCGAAGAGGATCCGCGCCCGCTCCACCTGCCCGGCGGGGGCGCCTTCCGGTTGGGGATTTTCCAGCCACGGACGGAGCACGGCGCCGATCCGGGCGGCCAGCTCCGTCTCGTCGGAGGAGGGCTCGATCCAGCCGATGCCGTCGAAGCCCAGCTCGGCCAGGCAGCGGTTGCCCGGGGCGCGGGTCAGGAAGAGCTTGAGGCCGCAGCAGAGCGCGGAAAGGACGCTCAGCGCCAGCCCCTCGTACCGGCTCGTCAGGATGAAGGCGTCGGCCGCCCAGAGCAGCTCCTCCACCTGGTCGACGTGTCCGGCGGCGACGAAGCGCGGCCGCGCCGCCTCCGGCAGCAGGCGGCCCAGCTCCTCCCCGCCGGCCCCGGCGTGGACGAAGAAGAGGTCGCGGGCCGGATCGGCCAGCAGCGGCCCCAGCGCGCGGTAGAGCGGCGGGTAGTTCTTCTGCGCGGAATGGCGGCCCACCGTGACCAGGACGCGGGCCCCGGCGGGCAGGCCGAACCGCTCCCGTCCCCGCTCCCGCGCGCCCGGCGGCGCGGGCCGGTAGCGGGCCGTGTCGACGTTCATCAGCACCATCTCCACCCGCTCCGGCGGCAGGCGCAGCGTCTGCAGGGCAAAGCGGCGCTCGTCCGGGGAAATCGTCACCGTCCGGCCGACGCGGCCCAGCGCGGCCTCGACCGCGTTGTAGAAGCGGGTCTTTCTGGAAAGGTCCCCTCCCAGGCCGTAATAGGCGTGCGGAAGGTAGAGGACGGGGGGGAAGCCGGGGCAAAGGAGGCGCAGGAGGCGGCAGAGCGCGCCTGCCTTGGAGCTTTGCGCCGCGACGGCTTGAGCGTGCCGGGCCAGCCGCAGGAGCCGCAGGGCGGCCGGAAAGTCGCGGGGTTCCGGCGCGTTTCCCACTTGGAGATCGACGGCCTGGCCGCCCCGGGCGCGGACCCGCTCCACCAGGCCGGGGAGGCCCGGGCTGCTCCGGCGGCTGGAATAGGCCAGGTCGACGGCCACTTCCGGATGGCGCCGGGCCAGGTGATCGACGAAGGCGGCGGTGTAATCGAAGACGCCGTCCCGGCCGGGCTCGGCGACGACGAGGAGGCGTTGGAGCTTCTGCATCGTTATTCGGGCAGGAAGCCGCCTGATTGGAGCGCCCAGAGCCGGGCGTAGGCCCCCTGGCGGGCAAGGAGGGCGGCGTGGCCTCCTTCTTCCACGATGCGCCCTTTTTCCAGGACGACGAGCCGGTCCAGGTGGGAGATCGTCGAGAGCCGGTGGGCGATGGCCAGCACCGTCTTGCCCTCCATCAATTGGGCCAGGCTCTCCTGGATGTAGCGTTCCGACTCGGAGTCGAGGGCGCTGGTCGCCTCGTCGAGGATGAGGATGGGGGCGTCCTTGAGGATCGCCCGGGCGATGGCGATGCGCTGGCGCTGCCCGCCGGAGAGGCGGACGCCCCGTTCGCCCACGTGGGTGGCGTAGCCCTGCGGGAGCTGGCGGATGAACTCGTCGGCGTGGGCGCGGCGCGCGGCCTCGGCGACCTCCTCGTCCGTCGCCTCGACCCGGCCGTAGCGGATGTTTTCCAGCAGGCTCGCCTCGAAGAGGGAGACGTCCTGCGGGATGACGGCGATGCGGCGGCGGAGGCTCTCCTGGGTCGCGCGGCCGATCTCCTGCCCGTCGACGCGGATTGCGCCCGTTTCCGGGTCCTGGAAGCGGAGGAGGAGCTGGACCAGCGTTGTCTTCCCCGCGCCGGAATGGCCGACGAGGCCGACCTTCTGCCGCCCCGGCACGCGGAAGGTGAAATCCTGGAAGATGGGTTTGGCCGCGTGGTAGGAAAAGCCGACCCGGTCGAACTCGATCGCCCCCTCCCGCACCTCCAGGGCGAAGCGGCCTTCCGGCCGGTCGGCCAGACGCTCGAACTCGGCGTGGAGCGGCTCCGCCGCGCGCAGGTCGGCGTCCTGGCGGGTGAGCCCCTGGTAGGCGATGGCCAGGGCGCCGAAGACGCCGTTGACGCTGTGGAGGTATTGGTAGAGGGCCACCAGGCTGCCCAAGAGCAGCGCGTGCCCGGGCCGCAGGTGCAGGGCGATGTAGCCCAGGAGAATGCCGAACTCCGCCAGCGCCGCCAGCATCATCCAGTTGAACCACTTCACCTCCACGGTCAGGATGTAGCGCCGCAGGAGGAGCTGCACGGCGTCGAGCGCCTTGTCCAGCACCGCGCCGGTGTGCCGCACCAGGTTGAAGGCCAGCACCCCCGGCATGTTTCCCACATAGTCGAAGAAGGAGGCCGAGTAGAGGTGCTCCTTCTCATTCTGCTCCTTTAGGAGGAGCTGCTGCTTTTTTTCCTGCCGGATCAAGAGCGCGAAGATGAGGGCGGCGAAAAGGGCCTCCGCCCCCGCCGCCAGCGGGGAGATCCAGGCCAGGAGCGCCAGCGCGCCGAAGAAGCGGATGAAGTTCTCCACGTAGAGGAACTGCGCGTCGGCGAATTCGTAGAGCCCCTGGGAAGCCTTCGTGATCCGGTGGATCGTGTTGCCGGAGTGGTGCTCCTGGTGCCAGCGGACGGGGAGCTGGGTCAGCAGGTCGTAGTGGCGCTGGAGGAAGCGCCGCTTCACGTGGAAGGCCACGTTCCGCTCCAGGACGCGGGCCGGGCCGTGGAAGGCCCAGAAGAGGAGGAGCAGCCCGATGTTCGCGCCCAGCCACAGGGCCGATTGCCGGAGCAGGTCCGGCCCGCCGCGCTGAAGGACGTTGACCAGCGCGCCGATGACGACGGGCTGGAGGAGGAAGGCCACGTTGGCCCCCGCGGTGAGGGAGACGAAGAGGACGACCGTCCGCCGCCGCTCCCCCGCGTAGCGCCAGACGGTGGAGAAGAGGTGGAAGTAGGGGATGTCGCGGATCATTCGAAGAGCGGCGCCAATTCCATGGTGGCGACGCGGACCAATCCCTTGTCCGTCAGGCGCAGGGCGGGAATGACGGAAAGGGGCAAAAGATTGAATCCCATGTAGGGCATCCGGCAGCCCACGGCCTCCCAGGCCTCCCGCAGCGTGGCCACCTGGGCGGCCACCTCTCCCACCCGCTGGTCGGAAAGGAGCCCGGCCACGGGCAGGGGCAGATGGGCCAGGACCTTGCCCGCCTGCACCACGCAGACGCCGCCGTGCGTCTTCCGCAGCGCCTGGAGGGCGGCGCGCATTTCAAAGGCGTCGGTCCCCGCCACCACCACGTTGTGCGCGTCGTGCCCCACGGAGCTGGCCACCGCCGCCTCCGGCACGGAAAAGCCGAAGCCCTGCAGCAGGCCGTGGGCGGCGTGGCCGCCCTGGCCGTGCCGTTCCAGCACCGCCAGGTGGACCAGCCGGTGGGCGGCGCAGAATTCCTTGAGCGGGCGGGATTCCAGGGGCAGCACCGCCTCCTCCGTCACGATCTGGCCGGGCAGGAGCCGGATGACGCGGGCCTTGGTCACGGCGGGCGGCAGCTCCGGCACCAGGGGCGGGAGCTTCTTTTTGAGGCGGAGCGTGCGGTAGGCGCGCGCCGGGTAGCGGTAGCGGCGGCGCTCGGAAAGGGCCTCGTCCAGGAGCGGGGTGATCCGCTTTCCCTCCACCACCAGCCGTCCGCCGTACCAGGTGTTTTCCACCTCCAGCGAGTCGTTGAGCAGGACCATGTCGGCCCGGCGGCCGTGGCCCAGCGCGCCGATTTCCCCGTCCATGCCGAAGCGCGTGGCGGCGTGTAGGGAGCCCAGGCTCCACGCGGCGGCGGGTTTCAACCCGGCCTGCGCCGCCTGGCGGACAGCCCAATCCATGCCGAATTGGAGGAGGTCGGCCGCGTCGCGGTCGTCCGTGCAGAGGCAGAAGCGCTTCGGGCTAAGGCCGCCCTGGGTGACTGCGCGGATCACGTCCGGCAGGTTGTTCCAGGGGGAGCCGGGCGGGCCGCTGCGCAGGAAGATCCAGAGGCCGGCCTCCAGCAGCGCCTCGGCGATGGCGGGGTCGACCGCCTCATGCGTGTCGGTCACGCCGCTGGCGGCGTAGGCGGCGACGAACTCGTGCCCGAAGACGTGGCCGGAGACGGGGCGTCCGCGCCGGAGGGCCTCCCGCAGGATGGCGTGGCTCCCTTCCTCCCCGCGCGCCACGGAGACGAAGTCCATCTTCTCCCCCAGGGCCACGGCTTCCGGCCAGCGGTCGAAAAGCTTGCCGATGCGCGAGGCGTCGAGGGAGCCGCCCGCCGTCTCCAGGCCGGGATGGGTGGCGGGGACGGTGCTGGGCACGGTCAGAAAAATGGAGAGGGGAGCCTGCCGGGCGTCCTCCAGCATCATCTCCACGCCGCGCGCGCCCAGGACGTTGGCGATCTCGTGGCTGTCGCAAAAGATGGTGGTGGTACCGTTGCGCAGGGCCGCTTCCGCGTAGGCGCAGGCGGTGACCATGCTGCTCTCGATATGGAGGTGGGCGTCGACCAGCCCGGGGGCCAGGAGGCCGCCCCGCGCGTCGTATTCCCGCGCGGCGTCGCCGGGGGGCAGGGTGCCGCAGGGATGGACGGCGGCGATGCGGCCCTGCTCGATCCAGATTTCGCGGTCTTCCAGGATCCGCTCCGAATAGGCGGAGAGGACGCGCGCCCGGCGGATAATCAGCTGCGGGCGTTCCGCGCCGGAGGCGACCGCCGCCAGCCGCCGCGTCACGTCCGCCAGGGGAGGGACGGGAAACGGGCGCTCGCCGGAGGGCATGCAGGAAGCTTAAGCGACTTCCGGCCGTTTGGCCACTCCCGCCGCGGGATTCCCGCGGCGAAAAAAAAGCCGATTCTTTCTTAGTTTTGGGAGGAAGGGTCCCCGGCGAGGGGAGGGACGGAGGTGGGGTGCGGAGGCGCTTCGATAGGGGGGGGCGAAGAAGGCGGCGTGAACGTCTCCGGGGGAATGTCATCCGTCTTCCAGTTGGAGAAGGTGAGGGCGGAGTTTATCGAAGTGGAGTTGGATGCGTTAAGGGATCGGCTCCATTTGAGAAGAAAGGGGGAGGCGCCTTGGGCGATCCAAAAATCGGTCGTGCTGTTGAGATTGGCCGCTTGGAGGTGAAAGGCCGCCTGCCCATCCAGAGTTTCTTCTCCCAAAAGGGTAACAGGGACTCCCCGGAGTTGAAGGAAGAGGGAGGGGTGGGGCGAAACCAAGGCGGAAACGCACACATGCGTTCCCCGGCTGATATGAGCCAGATGTGCTTTGGTGACCAAGGAGGGCAGGTCGGCGGGAGCAGCATCGGTGCGATAGGAGCGGGTGTAGGGCAGCAAAACCGCCAGGGTTTGCCCGTCGGAGATCGTGGCGCCCCCCTGTTCGGGATCGGCGATCAAGGCGAAGGAGTTCGGACGGGCAACGGAGAGGGTATAGACCCCTTGGCCCTCCCGTCCGGGAGAGGATGCAAAGTGGGTGGATTCCTGCCATGCCACCTTGGCCTGAAAGCTTTTTAGCCCCGCGTAGAACGTGTCGAAATCCTGGAAGATCCGTTCGGCTTTTCGGTTTTCTTCCGTGTTCGCGGGAGGGGCGGGGGGCTGGGGGGGAGCTTTTACGGAAACGGAGGGCGCGAGCGCTGGAAAAGTTGGAGCGGAAGAATCGGGTTGCGGGATGGCTTGAATGGAAGGGGGTGAGGGCGGGGGAGCCAGATTCGGGGTGGGCGGGGGTGCTGAAACGGTGGAGGATTTTAAGTATTCCAGCACGGGCACGTTCTCTATGTAGAGGTCCTTAATGGTGGCGTGATAGTTTCGAATGGCTACGCAGGCGTAGGCTTCTTTCCCCCGTAAGATCGAAGCGCTTCCACCTCTTTGCTCCAGGGCGGCCTGAGTTTCGGCGGCCTCCTTTTGTTTCATGTAAAAGCGGTCGAAGGGAAGTTGGATGCGCCAGGCGGGTTGGGCGTGCCGCGTGGCGGGATCCCAATCGGTGCCCTGGGTCAAGGTAACGGGCAGGCTTTCGTCCGGGGCTAAGATGGGCCGCTTTTCGCTCAAGGAGTCGATTTCCGCCCAGCCGTCGGCATTTTCATGGAAAACGGCATACACGGGAACGGCTTTCCCGTGGGCGCGCTCTTTGAGATCGTCGCTCAGGTTCTGGGCGGCGGAGTCCGGAACGCGCTGCGCCTCAAATTGCAGGGTGACGTATCCGCCGCGGAACATGTCCATCGGGTCGACGGCCCGGGTTTTGAATCTGAAGGCTTGCCCATTCCGCAGGGTCAACTCCTCTCGCTGTATTAAATAGAGGGGGACGGCCGCCTGGGCGCAAGCGAGCAGGATAAAGAGCAAAACGCGCGGCTTCATGAAGCTTTCTTCCGTTGGATCCTGGAGAAGAAGATGTTCACGCTCAAAAAGCCCATGCCGAGCAGGATGTACGCGCCCCCCCGGATTACGAAGTCCAGGGAGCTGTCTGCAAAGCGCAGGACGGCCAGGAAGCCCAGCAGCCCCATGCCTTCGTTGACGGTGCGCAGGCTATTTTCCCGGAAGCCGCCGATCATGATGGAAATGGAGAGGGCCACGGTATAGATGTTCATGAAGAGCATCGATATGGCCGGGAAATCCCCCTCGGCGATGAGCCAGGCCAGCCCGACGCAGACGGGAAAGACGGCGAAGAGGATTTTAAAGCGGTGCCCGGAGCGCAACAGGAATGCGGCGAGCGCCAGGAAAAGCGCCGGAAAGGCCAGGCAGATGAGAAGGCTCGGCACGGAAGAGGTGTTTCCATTGGCCCAATGAAATTCCCAGGTGGTTTGAAAGGTGCCAAGGAGCGCGCACGCCTCGATGGTCGAGGTGGAGAGCCTCTCCAGCCGCTTGCTTCCAAACGGGGGCTGCCCGAAAAAAGGGTGGCGGGAAAGGAGATAGCAGGACCCCAGAAAACCGCCGACCGCCAGGTAGCCGATTCGATGGCCCGCCTGGGTGGCCTCGGCGAAGAGGAGGAAGAGCAGGCCGTAGAGGCTGAACCAAAAGAGCCAGCGGAAGGAGGTGGAGCGGCCTTGTTTCCAAAGGGGGTAAAGCTGGGCCGCTGCCGCCAGAAATAAGGTCCAGTTAAGCAGGGTTTCCTTGGGGGCGAAGCTGGCGTACATGCCCGCGATATTGAGGCAGAGGATCGCCGCTCCCACGGAGTCGAGGAGGTAGACCACCGGCAGCGCGAGGAAAAACCATGTCAGCAGGAACGAGGCGGTGCTGCCCGCGATGTGATAGGTCTGGCTGACAAGGGAAATGGAGGCGCCGACGGCCAAGACCTGGAAGGTGGCCGCCCCTTCCTGCCAGGCTTTGGAGGAGGATCGCAGGGCATATCCCGAAAGGCCGATGCCGACGATAAGCGGGAGGAAGGAGAGGGCGACGCGAACCGGGTGGCCCAGCTCATTCCAATTGTGGGCGATGATCAGGATGATGCCGCAGCCGACGAGCAGCCCGCCTAGAAGGGAGCAAACGAAGGCGACAAGGGAGGGATGGGCGGATTTCGCGGCCTGGGTGGCGTAGCGCGTTCGCAGGTTTTCCGCGTCGGCAGGGGAAATGACCCCTTTGGCGGTCAGCTCGGGGAGTTGTTCCAGTAGCCAGCGGGAGGCCTGGAGATCGGAGGGGGTGGGCTGGTCTTTATCGGTATTCGGATCCATGGGTAGCCCCGCTGTGTTTGGGAGTTAGTAGGGCTTCTTGTCCGGCTTCGTCACCCAGGCCTCGAAGGCGGCCTGGGCTTCGGCGTCGGGAAGAAGATGGGTGGGGAGCGACCGCTCGTCGACGGGGAGGGCGACCTCCTTATAGAGGAAGGCGTCGTCGAAGCCGATGCGGGCGGCGTCTTCCCGCGTGTTGGCGTAGTAGAGGCGGTCGATCCGGGCCCAGTAGACGGCGGCCAGGCACATGGGGCAGGGCTCGCAGCTGGTATAGAGCTCGCACCCGGCCAGGGTGAAGGTGTTCAGGGCCTTGCAGGCCTCCCGGATGGCGACGACTTCCGCGTGGGCCGTCGGGTCGTTCGTGGAGGTGACGCCGTTGTTCCCGCGGCCGACGATTTCCCCGCCGCGCACGATGACGCAGCCGAAGGGGCCGCCCCGGCCGGCGTCCATCCCTTCCCGGGAAAGGCGCGCGGCTTCCCGCATGAAGTCCTGAGGCGTCTTCATCGGCCGAGGCGGGCCTCGATTTGGCCGTGGGGCTCGTCGGTGGGCAGGAAGATTTCGCCCGGGTTTTCCAGTTTGAAGGGGGCGAAGTTGACGGGCAGGTAGTGCTTGTTCGGCATGGCCAGGTGGATTTCCTCGATGGCGGGGACCTTTTCCAGCGCGGCCTGGCCCATTAGGTAGAGGGTATTCTGAAGGGAGGGGCTGAAGGTGTCGGCGAAGGTGGTGAGGAGCGTTTCCAGGATCGCCGCGTCGGCGGCGAAGTCGGCCCCGCGCGCGGCGTAGAGCCAGGTGGCGTCGACCTGGGTGGCCAGGATCCGGTCGTCGGTTTCCGGCAGGGTGGTGTAGGCGTCCTTGGGATATCCCTTGAAGGCGGAGTTGGTGGAGTTGAGGACCAACAGGCCCCGCACGCCGCCCTCGACGCGGCAGTTTTCCCGGTCGATCTCCACCCGGCCGTAGGGTAGTCCGCTGGAGCCGCCCTGGAAGGTGTGGGGCCGCCCGGCGTAGCGCTCCCACCGGCGCAGGGTGACCTCGACGCGGGCCTTGGCCACCGCCGGGTAGGCGGAGAGGAAGTAGTCCCCCAGCGCCAGGGCGAAGGCCTGCGGGCAGGGGCCCAGGTGCTTTTGCGCCAGGATCTGGACGGTGTTCTTGACCGTGTCGGTGGGGGTGACCTTGCCGTTGTCGCCGGTCAGGTAGGTGGCGGCGAAGTCGCCCTCCAGCATCGCTTTGACTTCGGCCTCGTAGACGTCGTGCCGGCCTTCGGCGCCGCGGACGACGCGCAGGACGCGGACGCGGCCCTTGCCGTAGGTGTTCGTGAGGAGTTGTGCCATCTGGTGCTTTCTAGGTCGTATAATTACGGCCCAGGCCCAGGACGCCAAGCGCTTTGCGGTATTCGATGGAGGTGCGGTCGGCCCGGATGTGGACTTCCTCCGTCAGGTCGATGGGGAGGTCTTCCGGGCACTGCGTTTCGACGATGTCTTGGTCTTCGGCGAAGACCTTGGCGTTGAATTCCTTCACCAGCTGTTCCGGGAAGTCCTTGTCGAAGTCCCGGCAGATGGGGACGAAGAGCCGCGTTTTCCGGGCGGAGATGGGGCAGCAGGCGTTGAGGATGCAGAGGTGGCCGTTGTCCGGGAAGTGGACGGTGAGCCGCGCGCTGAAGGGGACGGTCACCTCGAAGACG is part of the Verrucomicrobium sp. genome and encodes:
- a CDS encoding adenine deaminase C-terminal domain-containing protein yields the protein MPSGERPFPVPPLADVTRRLAAVASGAERPQLIIRRARVLSAYSERILEDREIWIEQGRIAAVHPCGTLPPGDAAREYDARGGLLAPGLVDAHLHIESSMVTACAYAEAALRNGTTTIFCDSHEIANVLGARGVEMMLEDARQAPLSIFLTVPSTVPATHPGLETAGGSLDASRIGKLFDRWPEAVALGEKMDFVSVARGEEGSHAILREALRRGRPVSGHVFGHEFVAAYAASGVTDTHEAVDPAIAEALLEAGLWIFLRSGPPGSPWNNLPDVIRAVTQGGLSPKRFCLCTDDRDAADLLQFGMDWAVRQAAQAGLKPAAAWSLGSLHAATRFGMDGEIGALGHGRRADMVLLNDSLEVENTWYGGRLVVEGKRITPLLDEALSERRRYRYPARAYRTLRLKKKLPPLVPELPPAVTKARVIRLLPGQIVTEEAVLPLESRPLKEFCAAHRLVHLAVLERHGQGGHAAHGLLQGFGFSVPEAAVASSVGHDAHNVVVAGTDAFEMRAALQALRKTHGGVCVVQAGKVLAHLPLPVAGLLSDQRVGEVAAQVATLREAWEAVGCRMPYMGFNLLPLSVIPALRLTDKGLVRVATMELAPLFE
- a CDS encoding ABC transporter ATP-binding protein translates to MIRDIPYFHLFSTVWRYAGERRRTVVLFVSLTAGANVAFLLQPVVIGALVNVLQRGGPDLLRQSALWLGANIGLLLLFWAFHGPARVLERNVAFHVKRRFLQRHYDLLTQLPVRWHQEHHSGNTIHRITKASQGLYEFADAQFLYVENFIRFFGALALLAWISPLAAGAEALFAALIFALLIRQEKKQQLLLKEQNEKEHLYSASFFDYVGNMPGVLAFNLVRHTGAVLDKALDAVQLLLRRYILTVEVKWFNWMMLAALAEFGILLGYIALHLRPGHALLLGSLVALYQYLHSVNGVFGALAIAYQGLTRQDADLRAAEPLHAEFERLADRPEGRFALEVREGAIEFDRVGFSYHAAKPIFQDFTFRVPGRQKVGLVGHSGAGKTTLVQLLLRFQDPETGAIRVDGQEIGRATQESLRRRIAVIPQDVSLFEASLLENIRYGRVEATDEEVAEAARRAHADEFIRQLPQGYATHVGERGVRLSGGQRQRIAIARAILKDAPILILDEATSALDSESERYIQESLAQLMEGKTVLAIAHRLSTISHLDRLVVLEKGRIVEEGGHAALLARQGAYARLWALQSGGFLPE
- a CDS encoding glycosyltransferase; translation: MQKLQRLLVVAEPGRDGVFDYTAAFVDHLARRHPEVAVDLAYSSRRSSPGLPGLVERVRARGGQAVDLQVGNAPEPRDFPAALRLLRLARHAQAVAAQSSKAGALCRLLRLLCPGFPPVLYLPHAYYGLGGDLSRKTRFYNAVEAALGRVGRTVTISPDERRFALQTLRLPPERVEMVLMNVDTARYRPAPPGARERGRERFGLPAGARVLVTVGRHSAQKNYPPLYRALGPLLADPARDLFFVHAGAGGEELGRLLPEAARPRFVAAGHVDQVEELLWAADAFILTSRYEGLALSVLSALCCGLKLFLTRAPGNRCLAELGFDGIGWIEPSSDETELAARIGAVLRPWLENPQPEGAPAGQVERARILFDAEARHEEVFHLLEGLAR
- a CDS encoding GDYXXLXY domain-containing protein, encoding MKPRVLLFILLACAQAAVPLYLIQREELTLRNGQAFRFKTRAVDPMDMFRGGYVTLQFEAQRVPDSAAQNLSDDLKERAHGKAVPVYAVFHENADGWAEIDSLSEKRPILAPDESLPVTLTQGTDWDPATRHAQPAWRIQLPFDRFYMKQKEAAETQAALEQRGGSASILRGKEAYACVAIRNYHATIKDLYIENVPVLEYLKSSTVSAPPPTPNLAPPPSPPSIQAIPQPDSSAPTFPALAPSVSVKAPPQPPAPPANTEENRKAERIFQDFDTFYAGLKSFQAKVAWQESTHFASSPGREGQGVYTLSVARPNSFALIADPEQGGATISDGQTLAVLLPYTRSYRTDAAPADLPSLVTKAHLAHISRGTHVCVSALVSPHPSLFLQLRGVPVTLLGEETLDGQAAFHLQAANLNSTTDFWIAQGASPFLLKWSRSLNASNSTSINSALTFSNWKTDDIPPETFTPPSSPPPIEAPPHPTSVPPLAGDPSSQN
- a CDS encoding deaminase, with the translated sequence MKTPQDFMREAARLSREGMDAGRGGPFGCVIVRGGEIVGRGNNGVTSTNDPTAHAEVVAIREACKALNTFTLAGCELYTSCEPCPMCLAAVYWARIDRLYYANTREDAARIGFDDAFLYKEVALPVDERSLPTHLLPDAEAQAAFEAWVTKPDKKPY
- the pucL gene encoding urate oxidase — its product is MAQLLTNTYGKGRVRVLRVVRGAEGRHDVYEAEVKAMLEGDFAATYLTGDNGKVTPTDTVKNTVQILAQKHLGPCPQAFALALGDYFLSAYPAVAKARVEVTLRRWERYAGRPHTFQGGSSGLPYGRVEIDRENCRVEGGVRGLLVLNSTNSAFKGYPKDAYTTLPETDDRILATQVDATWLYAARGADFAADAAILETLLTTFADTFSPSLQNTLYLMGQAALEKVPAIEEIHLAMPNKHYLPVNFAPFKLENPGEIFLPTDEPHGQIEARLGR
- a CDS encoding DUF2157 domain-containing protein; the encoded protein is MDPNTDKDQPTPSDLQASRWLLEQLPELTAKGVISPADAENLRTRYATQAAKSAHPSLVAFVCSLLGGLLVGCGIILIIAHNWNELGHPVRVALSFLPLIVGIGLSGYALRSSSKAWQEGAATFQVLAVGASISLVSQTYHIAGSTASFLLTWFFLALPVVYLLDSVGAAILCLNIAGMYASFAPKETLLNWTLFLAAAAQLYPLWKQGRSTSFRWLFWFSLYGLLFLLFAEATQAGHRIGYLAVGGFLGSCYLLSRHPFFGQPPFGSKRLERLSTSTIEACALLGTFQTTWEFHWANGNTSSVPSLLICLAFPALFLALAAFLLRSGHRFKILFAVFPVCVGLAWLIAEGDFPAISMLFMNIYTVALSISIMIGGFRENSLRTVNEGMGLLGFLAVLRFADSSLDFVIRGGAYILLGMGFLSVNIFFSRIQRKKAS